One Clostridium novyi NT genomic window carries:
- a CDS encoding nitroreductase family protein: MEFYEVIKKRKSIKKFEQTAIDRDKLLKIIDMAMRAPSWKNKTPYKFIVVESDKLKLDIANAIENKTSAASEAVLNSPMTIVAVANPEESGDVSGKEIYLIDTAIAMEHIVLGATDEGYGTCWIAAFNENKIKEALKIPDNLRVVALTPLGVPKDSAEDEPHHPKKDMDEYLYIDKWGTSFMESNVKILEKN, translated from the coding sequence ATGGAATTTTATGAAGTTATAAAGAAAAGAAAAAGTATAAAAAAATTTGAACAAACTGCAATCGACAGGGATAAATTACTTAAAATAATAGATATGGCTATGAGAGCCCCATCATGGAAGAATAAGACCCCATACAAATTTATAGTTGTAGAAAGTGATAAATTAAAGTTAGATATAGCAAATGCTATAGAAAATAAAACTAGTGCAGCATCAGAGGCAGTTTTAAATTCTCCAATGACTATAGTAGCTGTTGCAAATCCAGAGGAGTCAGGTGATGTATCAGGAAAAGAAATATATTTAATAGATACTGCAATAGCAATGGAACACATAGTTTTAGGTGCTACAGATGAAGGATATGGAACTTGTTGGATTGCAGCCTTCAATGAAAACAAAATAAAAGAAGCATTAAAAATACCAGACAACTTAAGAGTAGTTGCATTAACTCCACTTGGAGTACCTAAAGATTCTGCAGAAGATGAACCTCATCATCCTAAAAAAGATATGGATGAATATTTATATATAGATAAATGGGGAACATCATTTATGGAGTCTAACGTTAAAATTTTAG